The stretch of DNA ATCACTAACATATAGAAAAGGTCAACCTTGTTTTTTCTTTACGTTTTTCTTTCATTATCTTAAAACGACCACAAACAGAAAAAGAACCCCGAAAGGTTCTGCACTGTTAACCCTGTTCAAATTCACTTTGGATCAAATCCAGGATAAGTTCAGACGTATGGTTAACAAACATGTCCGCCCTGGACATCGCTTCTTTTGAACCGACACCTACCGCAAACATCCCCGCCCCTTTAATTGCCTGGACTCCCGCTTCTGCATCTTCCACTCCGATACAGTTCTCTGCAGGAATGTTAAGGTACTCAGCAGCATTAAGAAAAATCTCCGGATCAGGCTTTCCTTTTTCCACTTTAGCAGCATCAACAATGTAATCAAAATATTCTCCAACCTCCAGACGTTCTACAACTGTAAAAGCGTTTTTGCTTGCTGATGCCATTGCAACGGCTATTTTGTTATCTCTAATTTCCTTCAGTAATCCAAGAATGCCCGGCAGCAGATCCGCGGGTGTGATTTGTTTAATAAGTTCTTTATAGTGTTCATTCTTTTTTGTTGCCAGATGTTCTTTTTCTTCTATAGAATACTGATTTTCCAGGCCGCCTTTTTTTAGAATCAATTCAAGGGAGTCCATACGGCTTACACCTTTCAGCTGCTCGTTGAATTCACGGTCGAATTCGACTCCAAGTTCTCCGGCAAGCTGCTTCCAGGCAAGGTAATGGTACTCGGCGGTATCGGTGATGACTCCATCCAAATCGAAAATAAAGGCTTTTAGTTCTCTTGTCATAAAGCCCATCCTTTCCAAATCATTAAATATGCGCAACCGTTTTCGCAATTCCCGATATTCTCATATTACCATTTTAATTAAGAATCTATCAACAAAAAACCAGGGGGGAGGATCCGCTCCGATCTTTATCACTAATTCTTTCCTGCAGAAAAAAGAGCCGCAAAAGCAGCTCTCTTCCTTACCGGGAAACAAAACAAAAAGGATCAACCCTTTTCGCCCGGCCGTAAACCTCAAGTCAATAATAAGATACTCTCTCCGATCTATTTTCTTCTTCCAGGAATTCCACAAAATAACCGACCGACTTAAAGGGCCGGCTTTGAACAAGGTCTGTATACTTTTCTTTGATTGAATGCGGCACGGCATCACTTTTATTGATTCGTTCCACCATATAATCTGTACTCTGTTTGATCATCTCTTTTTGCTGATATCTACCCTCTTTTGAAATCGCCATTCCTGCGGCTCCTATTAGCGCATACAATACAATGCTGGAAATTCGGAACTCCGGCTCTGCGAATAAAAGAACAAACAAGTTGAAAACGGAAAATGCAATCAAAGGAAACGACCAAAAGGAATACCTGGCCGCTTTCTTTTTTATTGGCTGTAAAGTCTCTTCTAATTTCTCGATTTCCTTTATAACAAATTGAGGCATGTCTTTCATTGTAAAGAACAACGCGATCCATCCTCTCTTTCTTATCAATTTTCAAAAAAGCACAAGGGGGAAATGCTCAATTGTGGTTTACCGCGTTTTGATAGATGTCAGTATTTCTAATGCTGATTGTGTTTACTCCCCATTTCATATTTTTCTTCTATTCGCTTTTCGATACGTTCGATCGCCTTTTCATCCTTCAGTAATTCCTGCTTATTTTCTTCTATAAGCTGTTCTAATGTTTTTCCCATTGCCATTTTTCCCAACTCCTTATTTTTTGTAAGATCAGGCACATCAACAAGGAAAACAAAAAAGACCTTTACCCGCTGAACACAGGTAAAGGTCTTGCTAACAATAGAAATTGCCAATAAAGCCGAGAGTATAAGGTTCCCTCTGTAATGACGACTTTATTGTAAAAGCTACTCCCCTTTATAGGAAAATGCTTATTCAATTGATGGTACACCTATATTATATAAAGATTCTTACAATTCGTCAATACGAACGAATTTATGCACCCTTTTCTATACAACAGGCCGGCTCCATCCCTGTTTCTTCTGCACGCCATTCAAAAGAGACGAAAAAGCAGTTCTTTTCAGGAAGCGACCGGATCGCGCTCATTGTCTGTCTGGTGGATGATCGTCGTACCGACAAGGTCACCGGTAACATTTGTGGCTGTTGCGCCCATTCCCAGGATGGCATCAACCGATCCGATCAGCGCCACCACTTCAAGAGGCAAGCCCGCCTGCAGCAAAACGGTTGAAATGGTGATCAGCCCTGCACCAGGGACACCGGCTGTTCCGATTGAAGCGAGCGTGCCGGTGAGTACGATTCCAATTAAAGCGGTCATCGATAAGTCGATGCCGACGACATTAGCTGCAAATATCGCTGAAGCACCAATGCGGATAGCAGCACCGTCCATATTGATGGTGGCGCCGAGCGGCAGGCTGAATCCGTAGAGCCCTTCCTTAAGCCCGATGTTTCTCGCCGCATTGATCGTGACCGGCAAAGTGCCGAGACTGCTCTGGGTGGCAAAGGCTGTCAGCATCGCCGTTCTGGCCTGCTTGAAAAAGGCAAGTGGAGATACTTTAAAGAATGCAAGCAGCAGGCCGTATATCACCAGCTGAACAAGAAGGCCTGCGTAAACGACCATAATAAGCTTACCGAGTGTCATTAGGGACTCGGTCCCCTGGCTGCCGACAGTTGCAGCAATTATGGCAAATATGCCGATCGGAAGGTATAAAAGAACCCATTCCATAATTTTAATGGATGCTTTCTCCCCTGCTTCTATTGATTTATAAAGCACATCCCCCATTCTCCGCTCTTCACCCTCCGCTCCATGCCGCATGGCAGCGACGGCAAAACCGAAAACAAGAGCGGTGAAAATAATGGCGAGCAAGTCAAGGTTCAGCAGCGCTTCAAAAATGTTGACCGGAACGATGCCGAGCAGGAGCTCTGTGAATGATGGAGCTTCCGGCACTTCAACTTCCGCTGCGCGGGGAATGGACAGCCCTGTACCCGGATTAAAGAAAGAAGCAACGAAGATTCCAATTGTCAAAGCAAACGCAGAAGTCAATATATAATATAGAAGAACTTTGCCTCCCATTTTGCCAAGCTGTCCAGGATTTGTCTGGTTGACACCGGCCATCAATGTGAACAAAACAAGCGGTATTATCAAAAACTTAAGAAGCCTCATCAATAAATCGCCAAGAGGCTGAATGACTTCAACGGATGAGCCGAACAGCAAGCCGGCGATCACCCCCAGAACCAAAGCAGCTGTTATTTTTAACATTAAAGAGGTTTCTCTGTAAACCGCCCAGAGATTTCGCATCTTTTTCCCTCCATCGCATTAAATAGTACTTTTTTCAGAAAGATTAAACACCATACTAGCAGGGAAACTCTCCCCCCTGTCAAACAATAACTCCTATTGCCACCGGGTAAATAGGTTAAATTTCGGAATATTGAATCATTTCATTTTATCACCTCTCAGCCGGGATATGTAGGATAAATTTAAAAACACATAACTATTTCACCGATTCGTCACGTAACGGTTACGTTTCTTCCATATGAAAAACCCATATGCATGCTTTATACTAACGTAGTAATAATATTCCAATTAACTACTATCCCTGCATTAGAAAGGAGGGTAAAAAGATGGAGAAAGCCAGGGCGGCAACGGTAAAAGAGATTTTTTTGCTTTTGTCTGAATTTGTGAAACCGCCAACCCCTCGCCTGTTTGCCAGTTTGGAAGATTTGGAACAGGAACTTGCGGAACTTATGTCTGAAACCGGGTATGATGAGAATTCACTATCTTCTTGTAAACCGGAATCCTTCGATGATCTCGAAGAAGCTTATCACAGATGTTTTTCAGG from Bacillus marinisedimentorum encodes:
- the pgmB gene encoding beta-phosphoglucomutase; this translates as MTRELKAFIFDLDGVITDTAEYHYLAWKQLAGELGVEFDREFNEQLKGVSRMDSLELILKKGGLENQYSIEEKEHLATKKNEHYKELIKQITPADLLPGILGLLKEIRDNKIAVAMASASKNAFTVVERLEVGEYFDYIVDAAKVEKGKPDPEIFLNAAEYLNIPAENCIGVEDAEAGVQAIKGAGMFAVGVGSKEAMSRADMFVNHTSELILDLIQSEFEQG
- a CDS encoding DUF5392 family protein codes for the protein MPQFVIKEIEKLEETLQPIKKKAARYSFWSFPLIAFSVFNLFVLLFAEPEFRISSIVLYALIGAAGMAISKEGRYQQKEMIKQSTDYMVERINKSDAVPHSIKEKYTDLVQSRPFKSVGYFVEFLEEENRSERVSYY
- a CDS encoding FbpB family small basic protein, with product MAMGKTLEQLIEENKQELLKDEKAIERIEKRIEEKYEMGSKHNQH
- a CDS encoding dicarboxylate/amino acid:cation symporter, with the protein product MRNLWAVYRETSLMLKITAALVLGVIAGLLFGSSVEVIQPLGDLLMRLLKFLIIPLVLFTLMAGVNQTNPGQLGKMGGKVLLYYILTSAFALTIGIFVASFFNPGTGLSIPRAAEVEVPEAPSFTELLLGIVPVNIFEALLNLDLLAIIFTALVFGFAVAAMRHGAEGEERRMGDVLYKSIEAGEKASIKIMEWVLLYLPIGIFAIIAATVGSQGTESLMTLGKLIMVVYAGLLVQLVIYGLLLAFFKVSPLAFFKQARTAMLTAFATQSSLGTLPVTINAARNIGLKEGLYGFSLPLGATINMDGAAIRIGASAIFAANVVGIDLSMTALIGIVLTGTLASIGTAGVPGAGLITISTVLLQAGLPLEVVALIGSVDAILGMGATATNVTGDLVGTTIIHQTDNERDPVAS